In one Verrucomicrobiia bacterium genomic region, the following are encoded:
- a CDS encoding dihydroxy-acid dehydratase, giving the protein MSPAVRTPESLRSHRWFGPDDLRSFGHRSRALQMGYDRAEFTGRPIIAILNTWSELNTCHTHLRERAAEVKRGVLEAGGFPVEVPVMSLGEMLMKPTTMFYRNLLAMEVEEVLRCHPVDGAVLMGGCDKTVPALLMGAFSMDLPCLFLPAGPMLKGRWRDQTLGSGSDAWKYWAERCAGRLPDGAWEEIEEGIARSPGTCMTMGTASTMASLTEAMGLTLPGAATVPAVHSAHARMAVACGRRIVSMVWEDLRPSRWVGRGTFENAVVTLMATGGSTNAVVHLLAMARRAGVVLEMETFDRISRQVPVLLDLRPAGRFLMEDFHDAGGVRALLREVRDALDTGVGMSDGRTLGAWLDEGECLDPEVIRPRARPVWPEGGVAVLRGNLAPRGCVMKHAAAEPRLHSHAGPALVFEDYADLKRRIDRDDLPVTADSVLVLRNAGPVGGPGMPEWGMLPIPRKLLRQGVRDVLRLSDARMSGTAYGACILHIAPESAVGGPLGLVRDGDLIEVSVSERRLHWHVSEAEVEVRRRAWRAPPPRFARGYGWLSAREIGQADEGCDFRFLDGNAPTAEPEIH; this is encoded by the coding sequence ATGAGTCCGGCGGTGCGCACTCCGGAGTCCTTGCGGAGCCACCGGTGGTTCGGGCCGGACGATCTGCGTTCCTTCGGGCACCGGTCGCGGGCGCTGCAGATGGGGTACGACCGGGCCGAGTTCACGGGCCGCCCGATCATCGCGATCCTGAATACCTGGAGCGAACTGAACACGTGCCACACGCACCTGCGGGAACGGGCGGCCGAGGTGAAGCGGGGGGTGCTGGAGGCGGGCGGGTTTCCGGTCGAGGTTCCGGTGATGTCGCTGGGCGAGATGTTGATGAAGCCCACCACGATGTTCTACCGGAACCTGCTGGCCATGGAGGTCGAGGAGGTGCTGCGGTGTCATCCGGTGGACGGGGCGGTGCTGATGGGCGGGTGTGACAAGACGGTGCCAGCACTGTTGATGGGGGCGTTCAGCATGGATCTGCCGTGTCTCTTCCTGCCGGCCGGGCCGATGCTGAAGGGGCGCTGGCGGGACCAGACGCTCGGGAGCGGGAGTGACGCATGGAAGTACTGGGCGGAACGGTGCGCGGGGCGGTTGCCGGACGGGGCGTGGGAGGAGATCGAGGAGGGGATTGCACGGTCGCCGGGCACGTGCATGACGATGGGCACGGCGTCCACGATGGCGTCGTTGACGGAGGCGATGGGTCTGACGCTGCCCGGGGCGGCGACGGTGCCGGCGGTGCATTCGGCGCATGCGCGGATGGCGGTGGCCTGCGGACGGCGGATTGTTTCGATGGTGTGGGAGGATCTCCGCCCTTCGCGATGGGTGGGGCGCGGAACGTTCGAGAACGCGGTGGTCACGCTGATGGCGACGGGGGGATCCACAAATGCGGTGGTGCATTTGCTGGCGATGGCCCGGAGGGCCGGGGTGGTGCTGGAAATGGAGACGTTCGACCGGATTTCGCGGCAGGTGCCGGTATTGCTGGATCTGCGTCCGGCGGGGCGCTTCCTGATGGAGGATTTCCACGATGCGGGGGGGGTGCGTGCGCTGCTGCGTGAGGTTCGGGACGCCTTGGACACCGGGGTGGGAATGTCGGACGGGCGCACGCTGGGGGCCTGGCTCGACGAGGGGGAGTGTCTCGATCCGGAGGTCATCCGGCCGCGGGCGCGCCCGGTCTGGCCCGAAGGGGGTGTGGCGGTGCTGCGGGGGAATCTGGCGCCGAGGGGTTGTGTGATGAAGCACGCCGCCGCCGAGCCGCGCCTGCATTCGCACGCGGGTCCGGCGCTGGTGTTCGAGGATTACGCGGATTTGAAGCGGCGGATTGACCGGGACGATCTGCCGGTCACGGCGGATTCGGTGCTGGTGCTGAGGAACGCCGGGCCGGTGGGCGGTCCGGGGATGCCGGAGTGGGGGATGCTTCCCATTCCGCGGAAGCTGCTGCGGCAGGGGGTGCGGGATGTGCTCCGGTTGTCGGACGCCCGGATGAGTGGCACGGCATACGGCGCGTGCATTCTCCACATTGCCCCGGAATCGGCGGTGGGCGGGCCACTTGGGCTGGTGCGGGATGGCGATCTGATTGAGGTGTCGGTCTCGGAGCGTCGATTGCACTGGCACGTCTCCGAGGCGGAGGTGGAGGTGCGGCGAAGGGCGTGGCGTGCGCCGCCGCCGCGGTTTGCCCGGGGGTACGGTTGGTTGTCGGCCCGCGAGATCGGGCAGGCGGATGAGGGATGCGATTTCCGGTTCCTGGACGGGAACGCGCCCACGGCGGAGCCCGAGATTCACTAG
- a CDS encoding dihydrodipicolinate synthase family protein: MKRTPVLPDDLRGVIAVPPLPRRDDPARHPDFEAARALLDGIAGAGIRRFMFGGNAFFYHVTLREYLEALEWMTTLPDDWWMLPSAGPGYGRLRDQAELLRSRGFPAVMLLPCSDPRDAGGWERGIREFVSASGTPVIVYLKSEDTLGVDRAAGLEALGRLCGDGLCVGIKYAVVREDPGEDAYLAGLLDRVDRGRVVSGIGERPAVVHLRDWGLPGFTTGSGCVAPERAVALYEACVAGRWEEAEGIRERFLPLEDCRDAWNPAKVLHHAVELAGRVRTGPVTPFLSALEGDRLERVREALVRLV; encoded by the coding sequence ATGAAACGCACCCCTGTTTTGCCCGACGACCTGCGCGGGGTCATTGCCGTGCCGCCGCTTCCGCGCCGCGACGATCCGGCGCGTCATCCGGACTTCGAGGCGGCGCGGGCGTTGCTCGACGGGATTGCCGGGGCGGGCATCCGCAGGTTCATGTTCGGGGGCAATGCGTTCTTCTACCACGTCACGTTGCGCGAGTATTTGGAGGCGTTGGAGTGGATGACGACGTTGCCGGACGACTGGTGGATGTTGCCGTCGGCGGGACCCGGGTATGGCCGGCTTCGGGACCAGGCGGAGTTGTTGCGGTCGCGGGGTTTTCCGGCGGTGATGCTGTTGCCGTGCTCGGACCCTCGGGATGCGGGGGGATGGGAGCGCGGTATCCGGGAATTCGTTTCGGCGTCGGGGACACCGGTCATTGTGTACCTGAAGTCGGAGGACACGCTGGGGGTGGATCGTGCGGCGGGGTTGGAGGCGCTGGGGAGGCTGTGCGGCGACGGGTTGTGCGTGGGGATCAAGTACGCGGTGGTGCGGGAGGATCCGGGGGAGGATGCGTACCTGGCCGGGCTGTTGGACCGGGTGGATCGCGGGCGGGTGGTCAGCGGGATTGGGGAACGACCGGCGGTGGTGCATCTGCGGGACTGGGGGCTGCCGGGGTTCACGACGGGCAGCGGATGCGTGGCGCCGGAGCGGGCGGTGGCGTTGTATGAGGCGTGCGTGGCGGGGCGGTGGGAGGAGGCGGAGGGGATCCGGGAGCGGTTTCTGCCGCTGGAGGACTGCCGGGACGCCTGGAATCCGGCGAAGGTGCTGCACCACGCGGTGGAACTGGCGGGTCGGGTGCGGACGGGTCCGGTGACACCGTTTCTATCGGCGCTTGAGGGGGACCGGCTGGAGCGGGTGCGGGAGGCGCTGGTGCGGTTGGTGTGA
- a CDS encoding peptide chain release factor 3 gives MAAQIARRRTFAIISHPDAGKTTLTEKFLLYGGAVHLAGSVTARRNQRATTSDWMELERKRGISVSSTVLQFEYRGYCVNLLDTPGHRDFSEDTYRVLTAVDAAVMVIDAGKGIETQTRKLFEVCRQRGIPIFTFMNKMDRPAREPLALVDELESVLGIQAYPVNWPLGDGAEFRGVYDRQGRLVHFFERVPGGGYRAPVSVLDLSDGQVRERLSESVYAKTVDELAMMEGAGAAFERERVLAGALTPVFFGSAVNNFGVQLLLDAFLDMAPAPMARSVGGRRIAPEAGGFSGFIFKIQANMDPRHRDRLAFVRVCSGRFERDMTVIHTRTGRRLRLSSSHKLFARERETMDEAYPGDVVGLVGHDDFRIGDTLAEEATLVFDEIPRFTPECFAWLHSPTTAQFKRFREGLEQLLQEGVVQSFLLDATTQRVPLLGAVGPLQFEVVQYRLQTEYGAESRMEAAPWNTIRWVVRGDPDPVAVEGLLPTGSRMGRDSTGRMVLLFPNEWSCEYFTGRQPEIGLSAQPPR, from the coding sequence ATGGCAGCACAGATTGCCCGGCGACGGACGTTTGCGATCATCTCGCATCCGGACGCGGGGAAGACGACGTTGACGGAGAAGTTTCTGCTCTATGGCGGGGCGGTGCATCTGGCGGGGTCGGTGACGGCGCGGCGGAACCAGCGGGCGACGACGTCGGACTGGATGGAACTGGAGCGGAAGCGGGGGATTTCGGTGAGTTCGACGGTGTTGCAGTTCGAGTACCGGGGGTACTGCGTGAACCTGCTGGACACGCCGGGTCACCGGGATTTTTCGGAGGACACGTACCGGGTGCTGACGGCGGTGGATGCGGCGGTGATGGTGATTGACGCGGGGAAGGGGATCGAGACGCAGACGCGGAAGTTGTTCGAGGTGTGCCGGCAGCGGGGGATACCGATTTTCACCTTCATGAACAAGATGGACCGGCCGGCGCGGGAGCCGCTGGCGCTGGTGGACGAGCTGGAGAGCGTGCTGGGGATCCAGGCGTATCCGGTCAACTGGCCGCTGGGGGACGGGGCGGAATTCCGCGGGGTGTATGACCGGCAGGGACGGCTGGTGCATTTTTTCGAGCGGGTGCCCGGGGGCGGTTACCGGGCCCCGGTGTCGGTGCTGGACCTGTCGGACGGGCAGGTGCGGGAGCGGCTGTCGGAGTCGGTGTATGCGAAGACGGTGGACGAGCTGGCGATGATGGAGGGGGCGGGGGCGGCGTTCGAGCGGGAGCGGGTGCTGGCGGGGGCGTTGACGCCGGTGTTTTTCGGGAGCGCGGTGAACAACTTCGGGGTGCAACTGCTGCTCGATGCGTTCCTGGACATGGCGCCTGCGCCGATGGCGCGTTCGGTGGGGGGACGGCGGATTGCGCCGGAGGCGGGGGGGTTCTCGGGGTTCATCTTCAAGATCCAGGCCAACATGGATCCGCGTCATCGGGACCGGCTGGCCTTTGTGCGGGTATGTTCGGGACGATTCGAGCGGGACATGACGGTGATTCACACGCGGACGGGGCGGCGTCTGCGGTTGTCGAGTTCGCACAAGCTGTTTGCGCGGGAGCGGGAGACGATGGACGAGGCGTATCCCGGGGATGTGGTGGGGTTGGTGGGGCACGACGATTTCCGGATCGGGGACACGCTGGCGGAGGAGGCGACGCTGGTGTTCGACGAGATTCCGCGATTCACGCCGGAGTGTTTTGCGTGGCTGCACAGTCCGACGACCGCGCAGTTCAAGCGATTCCGGGAGGGGTTGGAGCAACTGTTGCAGGAGGGGGTGGTGCAGTCGTTTCTGCTGGATGCGACGACGCAGCGGGTGCCGCTGCTGGGGGCGGTGGGGCCGTTGCAGTTCGAGGTGGTGCAGTACCGGTTGCAGACCGAGTACGGGGCGGAGTCGCGGATGGAGGCGGCGCCGTGGAACACGATTCGCTGGGTGGTTCGTGGCGACCCGGATCCGGTGGCGGTGGAAGGCCTGCTGCCGACGGGGTCGCGGATGGGGCGGGACTCGACAGGCCGGATGGTGTTGTTGTTTCCGAACGAGTGGTCGTGCGAGTACTTCACGGGGCGGCAGCCGGAGATCGGGTTGAGCGCCCAGCCGCCGCGGTGA
- a CDS encoding deoxyribodipyrimidine photo-lyase, producing MPEARPSCLVWFRLDLRLTDNPALALAAATGGAVVPVFLWSPEEEGRWAAGAASRWWLHHSLTRLDEALRAKGSRLVVRRGPALDVLRALVRETGAGSVFWNRRYEPATIERDRQVKEALGAEGLRVESANGALLHEPWTVRNRAGKPFQVFTPYWRECLGRSDPDMPVGAPGHLPAPRTWPASEGIEALGLLPGIPWDQGLREAWRPGEAGAVERLARFCAGAVLGYGEERNRPDREGTSRLSPHLHFGEIGPRQVWHAVRRAAGNAGVVEAVWRRWQFLAEVGWREFAHHLLFHFPHTVERPLREPFERFPWREDAASLECWQRGRTGYPLVDAGMRELWATGWMHNRVRMVAGSFLVKNLLISWRAGAEWFWDTLVDADLADNTLGWQWVAGCGADAAPYFRVFNPVAQGRKFDPDGGYVRQWIPELRRVPTEWVHAPWEAPPLVLRSAGVRLGTDYPEPRVSATASRLAALDALASLKAGRIGG from the coding sequence ATGCCCGAGGCGCGCCCTTCCTGTCTGGTCTGGTTTCGGTTGGATCTCCGGTTGACGGACAACCCGGCTCTGGCGCTGGCCGCGGCGACGGGCGGCGCGGTGGTGCCGGTGTTCCTCTGGTCGCCGGAGGAGGAGGGGCGCTGGGCTGCGGGTGCGGCGTCGCGCTGGTGGCTGCATCATTCGCTGACGAGGCTGGATGAAGCGCTGCGGGCGAAGGGGTCGCGGCTGGTGGTGCGGCGGGGGCCGGCGCTGGACGTGTTGCGGGCGCTGGTGCGGGAGACGGGGGCGGGCTCGGTTTTCTGGAACCGGCGGTACGAACCGGCGACGATCGAGCGGGATCGACAGGTCAAGGAGGCGTTGGGGGCTGAAGGGTTGCGGGTGGAAAGCGCCAACGGGGCGCTGCTGCACGAGCCGTGGACTGTCCGCAACCGGGCGGGGAAACCGTTCCAGGTCTTCACTCCGTACTGGCGGGAGTGTCTGGGGCGATCGGACCCGGACATGCCGGTGGGCGCTCCCGGGCATCTGCCGGCACCGCGGACCTGGCCGGCATCGGAAGGGATCGAGGCGCTGGGGTTGCTGCCGGGGATTCCCTGGGATCAGGGGCTGCGGGAGGCGTGGCGGCCGGGGGAGGCGGGTGCGGTTGAGCGGTTGGCCCGGTTCTGTGCGGGAGCGGTGCTGGGCTATGGGGAGGAGCGGAACCGTCCGGACCGGGAAGGCACGTCGCGGCTGTCGCCTCATTTGCACTTTGGGGAGATCGGGCCACGGCAGGTGTGGCATGCGGTGCGTCGGGCGGCGGGGAATGCGGGGGTGGTGGAAGCGGTGTGGCGGCGCTGGCAGTTCCTGGCGGAGGTGGGTTGGCGGGAATTCGCGCATCACCTGCTCTTCCACTTTCCCCACACCGTGGAGCGTCCGTTGCGGGAACCGTTCGAGCGGTTTCCGTGGCGGGAGGACGCGGCTTCGTTGGAGTGCTGGCAGCGGGGTCGGACGGGCTACCCGCTGGTGGATGCGGGGATGCGGGAGTTGTGGGCGACGGGCTGGATGCACAACCGGGTGCGGATGGTGGCGGGGTCGTTCCTGGTGAAGAACCTGCTGATTTCCTGGCGGGCCGGGGCGGAGTGGTTCTGGGACACCTTGGTGGACGCCGATCTGGCCGACAACACGCTTGGCTGGCAGTGGGTGGCCGGGTGCGGTGCGGATGCGGCCCCGTATTTCCGGGTGTTCAACCCGGTGGCCCAGGGACGGAAGTTCGACCCGGATGGCGGGTACGTGCGGCAGTGGATCCCCGAGTTGCGAAGGGTGCCGACGGAATGGGTGCATGCGCCGTGGGAGGCGCCGCCGCTGGTGCTGAGGTCGGCCGGGGTGCGGTTGGGCACCGACTATCCGGAGCCGAGGGTCAGTGCGACGGCGTCGCGACTCGCGGCGCTCGACGCGCTGGCGAGTCTCAAGGCGGGGAGAATCGGGGGTTGA
- a CDS encoding arsenite methyltransferase: MREDGIRQQVRERYGEIARLEQRGCGGAPSCCSKEGGTDAVTLGYAAEDVAGVPEGSELGLGCGNPTVIASIRAGETVVDLGSGAGFDCFLAARRVGCGGRVIGVDMTPDMISKARANAGRGGYDNVEFRLGEIEALPVADGVADLILSNCVVNLSPDKARVCREAYRVLKPGGRLAISDIVALQPIPEALKGDMEAYSGCVAGAVLRGELEAMLTAAGFEGVRIEVKEGSRAFIDEWLPGRNAGAYVASADITACKPGVRGA, encoded by the coding sequence TTGCGGGAGGACGGGATCCGGCAACAGGTGAGGGAGCGGTACGGGGAGATTGCGCGGCTGGAGCAGCGTGGGTGCGGGGGGGCGCCCTCGTGTTGTTCGAAGGAGGGGGGCACGGACGCGGTGACACTGGGGTATGCGGCGGAGGATGTGGCCGGGGTACCGGAGGGATCCGAGCTTGGCCTGGGCTGTGGGAATCCGACGGTTATTGCGTCGATCCGGGCCGGGGAGACGGTGGTGGATCTGGGGAGCGGGGCGGGGTTCGACTGTTTTCTGGCGGCGCGGCGGGTGGGGTGTGGGGGGCGGGTGATCGGGGTGGACATGACGCCGGACATGATCAGCAAGGCGCGGGCGAACGCGGGGCGGGGCGGGTACGACAACGTGGAATTCCGGCTGGGGGAGATCGAGGCCTTGCCGGTGGCGGACGGGGTGGCGGATCTGATCCTGTCGAACTGCGTGGTGAACCTGTCTCCGGACAAGGCGCGGGTGTGCCGGGAGGCGTACCGGGTGTTGAAGCCTGGGGGGCGACTGGCGATCTCGGACATTGTGGCGTTGCAGCCGATACCGGAGGCCTTGAAGGGGGACATGGAGGCGTACTCCGGGTGCGTGGCGGGGGCGGTGCTTCGTGGAGAACTGGAGGCCATGCTGACCGCCGCCGGGTTTGAGGGGGTGCGGATTGAGGTGAAGGAAGGGAGCCGGGCGTTCATCGACGAGTGGCTGCCCGGGCGGAATGCGGGGGCGTATGTGGCGTCGGCGGACATCACCGCTTGCAAGCCGGGCGTCCGGGGTGCGTGA
- a CDS encoding histidine kinase codes for MMLSREQVGRLARGAVIAFVVWTLLALLFAGQYYASSAMQGRPVPWTHALGYAMADWYVFALLAPPVAWLGRQVRLEWPLRWRPVAVHLSACGAFMLAYLLVRAWVALWQVRLDGRAETFFEVFETVLVKTLPHSLLVYWAVVGSQHVVAYQLRARERAQRAIELEQRLTAARLQALQMQLNPHFLFNTLNAISSLMHQDVEAADRMLIRLSELLRRALDSRDRQEVTLGEELAFLDRYLEIEQARFGTRLVLERSVDPELLTAMVPNLFLQPLVENAIKHGIERQRRQGMVRVEAGREGEWLVIVVRDNGPGLKSGEKKVRGHGIGLSNTRRRLEQLYGVRQALVIRDASGGGTEVRVQMPWRASGVESGAAAGGRGGTA; via the coding sequence ATGATGTTGTCCCGCGAACAGGTGGGACGGCTGGCGCGTGGGGCGGTGATTGCCTTTGTGGTGTGGACGTTGCTGGCGTTGTTGTTTGCGGGGCAGTACTACGCCTCGAGTGCGATGCAGGGGCGTCCGGTGCCATGGACCCATGCTCTGGGGTACGCGATGGCGGACTGGTATGTGTTCGCGCTGCTGGCGCCGCCGGTGGCGTGGTTGGGGCGGCAGGTGCGACTGGAGTGGCCGTTGCGGTGGCGTCCGGTGGCGGTGCATCTCAGCGCGTGCGGGGCGTTCATGCTGGCGTATCTGCTGGTACGGGCGTGGGTGGCGTTGTGGCAGGTACGGCTGGACGGCCGGGCGGAGACCTTTTTCGAAGTGTTCGAGACCGTGCTGGTGAAGACGTTGCCGCACAGCCTGCTGGTGTATTGGGCGGTGGTGGGGAGCCAGCATGTGGTGGCGTACCAGTTACGGGCGCGGGAACGGGCGCAGCGGGCGATCGAGCTGGAGCAGCGGCTGACGGCGGCGCGGTTGCAGGCGTTGCAGATGCAGTTGAACCCGCATTTTCTGTTCAACACGCTCAACGCGATTTCCTCGCTGATGCATCAGGACGTCGAGGCGGCGGACCGGATGCTGATCCGGTTGAGCGAGCTGCTGCGGCGGGCGTTGGACAGCCGGGACAGGCAGGAGGTGACGTTGGGGGAGGAACTGGCGTTTCTGGACCGCTATCTCGAGATCGAGCAGGCGCGGTTCGGGACACGGTTGGTGCTGGAACGATCGGTGGATCCGGAGCTGCTGACGGCGATGGTTCCGAATCTTTTTCTGCAGCCGCTGGTGGAGAACGCGATCAAGCACGGTATTGAACGGCAGCGGCGCCAGGGGATGGTGCGGGTGGAGGCGGGGCGGGAGGGGGAGTGGCTGGTCATCGTGGTGCGGGACAACGGGCCGGGGCTGAAGTCCGGGGAGAAGAAGGTGCGCGGCCATGGGATCGGGTTGTCGAACACGCGGCGCCGCCTCGAGCAGTTGTACGGGGTGCGGCAGGCCCTGGTGATCCGGGATGCGAGCGGCGGGGGGACGGAGGTTCGGGTGCAGATGCCGTGGCGGGCGTCCGGGGTGGAGTCCGGTGCTGCTGCGGGGGGGCGGGGAGGGACGGCTTGA
- the thiC gene encoding phosphomethylpyrimidine synthase ThiC, which yields MIARPESLEPRSSNPWPKSTRVYVSGTHHPEVRVPMREIAQAPTRTPGGGVEANAPVRVYDTSGPWGDPAFEGDVRAGLPALRRGWIEGRGDVEEYAGRVVRPQDDGYLSEAHARQREGARPGNGEGLVAGRAPASSGRRPLRASAGHPVTQLWYARQGIVTPEMEFVAIRENQGRALLAEAREGGGNRPGDGGYRPEVLRRFPQRIPAVITPEFVRDEVAAGRAIIPSNINHPESEPMIIGRNFLVKINANIGNSAVASSIEEEVEKMRWATRWGADTVMDLSTGRDIHATREWIMRNAPVPIGTVPIYQALEKVGGRAEELSWEVFRDTLIEQAEQGVDYFTIHAGVLLQYVPLTARRLTGIVSRGGSILAKWCLAHHRENFLYSHWDEICEIMAAYDVAFSIGDGLRPGCLADANDEAQFAELATQGELTKRAWAHGVQVMNEGPGHVPMHLIEENMHRQLEWCHEAPFYTLGPLTTDIAPGYDHLTSAIGAAMIGWYGTAMLCYVTPKEHLGLPNKEDVKNGVIAYKIAAHAADLAKGHPGARYRDDAVSKARFEFRWEDQFNLSLDPETARSFHDETLPQEGAKTAHFCSMCGPHFCSMKITEDVRRYAAEQGIGEGEAIEKGLAEKAREFREGGATV from the coding sequence ATGATTGCCCGACCCGAATCCCTCGAGCCCCGTTCCTCGAACCCCTGGCCGAAGAGCACCCGCGTGTATGTGTCGGGAACGCATCATCCGGAGGTGCGTGTGCCGATGCGGGAGATTGCTCAGGCGCCGACGCGGACACCGGGCGGGGGCGTTGAGGCCAACGCGCCGGTGCGGGTGTATGACACGAGCGGGCCCTGGGGGGATCCGGCGTTCGAGGGGGACGTGAGGGCGGGGTTGCCGGCGCTGCGACGGGGCTGGATTGAGGGCCGTGGGGATGTTGAGGAGTACGCGGGGCGGGTGGTGCGACCGCAGGACGACGGGTATCTCAGCGAGGCGCATGCGCGCCAGCGGGAGGGGGCGCGACCGGGGAACGGGGAGGGTCTGGTGGCGGGGCGGGCGCCGGCGTCATCGGGGAGGCGTCCGTTGCGGGCGTCGGCGGGGCATCCGGTGACCCAGCTTTGGTATGCGCGGCAGGGGATCGTGACGCCGGAGATGGAGTTCGTGGCGATCCGGGAGAATCAGGGTCGGGCGCTGCTGGCGGAGGCGCGGGAAGGCGGGGGGAACCGGCCCGGGGATGGCGGGTACCGGCCGGAGGTGCTGCGGCGGTTTCCGCAGCGGATTCCGGCGGTGATCACGCCCGAGTTCGTGCGGGACGAAGTGGCGGCCGGGCGGGCGATCATCCCCTCGAACATCAATCATCCGGAATCCGAGCCGATGATCATCGGGCGGAACTTCCTGGTGAAGATCAACGCCAACATCGGGAACAGCGCGGTGGCGTCGAGCATCGAGGAGGAGGTGGAGAAGATGCGCTGGGCGACCCGGTGGGGGGCGGACACGGTGATGGATCTTTCGACGGGGCGCGACATCCACGCGACGCGGGAGTGGATCATGCGGAACGCGCCGGTGCCGATCGGGACGGTGCCGATCTACCAGGCGTTGGAGAAGGTGGGGGGGAGGGCGGAGGAACTGAGCTGGGAGGTGTTCCGGGACACGTTGATCGAGCAGGCGGAGCAGGGGGTGGATTACTTCACCATCCACGCCGGGGTGTTGCTGCAGTACGTGCCGCTGACGGCCCGGCGGCTGACCGGGATTGTGAGCCGGGGCGGGAGCATTCTGGCGAAGTGGTGTCTGGCCCATCACCGGGAGAACTTCCTTTACAGCCACTGGGACGAGATCTGCGAGATCATGGCGGCGTACGACGTGGCGTTCAGCATCGGGGACGGGTTGCGGCCGGGCTGTCTGGCCGATGCGAACGACGAGGCGCAATTTGCGGAACTGGCGACGCAGGGGGAGTTGACGAAGCGCGCCTGGGCGCACGGGGTGCAGGTGATGAACGAGGGACCCGGGCATGTGCCGATGCACCTGATCGAGGAGAACATGCACCGCCAGCTCGAATGGTGTCACGAGGCCCCGTTTTACACGCTGGGACCGCTGACGACGGACATCGCCCCCGGGTACGATCATCTGACCAGCGCGATCGGGGCGGCGATGATCGGATGGTACGGAACAGCGATGCTCTGTTACGTCACGCCGAAGGAGCACCTTGGGCTGCCCAACAAGGAGGATGTGAAGAACGGCGTCATCGCCTACAAGATCGCCGCGCATGCGGCGGACCTGGCCAAGGGGCATCCCGGGGCGCGGTACCGGGACGATGCGGTGAGCAAGGCGCGGTTCGAGTTCCGGTGGGAGGACCAGTTCAACCTGAGTCTGGATCCGGAGACCGCGCGGTCCTTCCACGACGAGACCCTGCCGCAGGAAGGGGCGAAGACGGCGCATTTCTGCAGCATGTGCGGCCCGCATTTCTGTTCGATGAAGATCACCGAGGATGTGCGGCGGTATGCGGCGGAGCAGGGGATTGGGGAGGGGGAGGCAATCGAGAAGGGACTGGCGGAGAAGGCGCGCGAGTTCCGCGAGGGCGGCGCTACGGTTTGA
- a CDS encoding DJ-1/PfpI family protein, with translation MASLPSTPSVLVLLVPGFEEIETVTPIDLLRRAGARVVVASVTGEPAVTGRCQMTLHADTALADVIDQPFDLLVIPGGPGVQTLRTDGRAARLARAQVEAGRPVAAICAAPTVLADAGLLQGRRFTAHASVLAELPGPPTDQPVVEDGPIITSRGAGTALEFGLALVRRLFGPDIADAVARAIMLKP, from the coding sequence ATGGCATCCCTCCCATCCACCCCCAGCGTCCTGGTCCTGCTCGTTCCCGGCTTCGAGGAAATCGAAACCGTCACTCCCATCGACCTCCTGCGCCGCGCCGGAGCCCGCGTGGTCGTCGCCTCGGTCACCGGGGAACCCGCGGTCACCGGGCGCTGCCAGATGACCCTCCACGCCGACACCGCCCTCGCCGATGTCATCGACCAGCCGTTCGATCTCCTCGTGATCCCCGGAGGCCCCGGGGTCCAGACCCTTCGCACCGATGGCCGTGCCGCCCGCCTCGCCCGCGCCCAGGTCGAAGCCGGTCGCCCCGTGGCCGCCATCTGCGCCGCCCCCACCGTCCTCGCCGATGCCGGACTCCTCCAGGGACGCCGGTTCACCGCCCACGCGTCCGTTCTGGCCGAACTCCCCGGTCCGCCAACCGATCAACCCGTCGTCGAGGACGGCCCGATCATCACCTCGCGCGGAGCCGGCACCGCCCTCGAATTCGGTCTCGCCCTCGTCCGCCGCCTCTTCGGACCCGACATCGCCGACGCCGTCGCCCGCGCCATCATGCTCAAACCGTAG